A single genomic interval of Malania oleifera isolate guangnan ecotype guangnan chromosome 13, ASM2987363v1, whole genome shotgun sequence harbors:
- the LOC131146690 gene encoding probable aldo-keto reductase 2: MANAVRRMKLGSQGLEVSAQGLGCMGMSAAYGPPKPETDMINLIHHAINAGVTFLDTSDLYGPHTNELLLGKGLKGGMRERVELATKFGILFADGKMEVRGDPAYVRAACEASLKRLEVDCVDLYYQHRIDTKVPIEVTVGELKKLVEEGKIKYIGLSEACASTIRRAHAVHPITAVQLEWSLWARDVEEEIVPTCRELGIGIVAYSPLGRGFLSSGPELLEKLSNDDFRKALPRFQPDNLKHNKNIFERVNELATRKGCTPSQLALAWVHHQGSDVCPIPGTTKIENLNQNIGALSVKLTPTELAELESLAAADVVKGDRYGAGMSTWENSETPHLSSWKTE, translated from the exons ATGGCAAATGCGGTGAGGAGGATGAAGCTGGGATCTCAAGGCCTTGAGGTCTCGGCGCAGGGGCTGGGTTGCATGGGCATGTCCGCCGCCTACGGCCCTCCCAAGCCTGAAACCGACATGATAAACCTCATCCACCACGCCATTAACGCCGGCGTCACCTTCCTCGACACATCCGACCTCTATGGCCCCCACACCAACGAGCTCCTCCTTGGGAAG GGGTTGAAGGGTGGGATGAGGGAGAGAGTGGAACTGGCAACCAAGTTTGGGATCCTCTTCGCTGACGGCAAGATGGAGGTGCGGGGGGATCCGGCTTATGTGAGGGCGGCCTGCGAGGCCAGCTTGAAGCGCCTTGAGGTGGATTGCGTCGATCTTTATTACCAACATCGCATCGACACCAAAGTCCCCATCGAAGTCACG GTGGGAGAACTCAAGAAACTAGTTGAAGAgggtaaaataaaatatataggtCTGTCTGAGGCCTGTGCTTCCACTATTAGAAGAGCACATGCAGTTCATCCAATAACTGCTGTGCAATTGGAGTGGTCCTTGTGGGCAAGAGATGTAGAAGAAGAAATAGTTCCTACTTGCAG AGAGCTTGGCATTGGCATTGTTGCTTATAGCCCTCTGGGACGGGGGTTCCTTTCATCAGGTCCGGAGTTACTTGAGAAGCTGTCAAATGATGACTTCCGAAAG gCACTGCCTAGGTTCCAGCCGGACAACCTCAAGcataataaaaacatttttgagcgGGTAAATGAATTGGCGACAAGGAAAGGATGCACACCATCACAGCTAGCACTGGCCTGGGTGCATCACCAAGGAAGCGATGTGTGTCCTATTCCTGGCACCACAAAAATTGAAAACCTCAATCAGAACATTGGAGCTCTATCCGTGAAACTAACACCAACAGAATTGGCTGAACTCGAGTCCCTTGCTGCTGCCGATGTGGTGAAAGGTGACAGGTATGGAGCCGGAATGTCTACTTGGGAAAATTCTGAGACTCCACACCTGTCTTCATGGAAGACCGAATga